One Solanum lycopersicum chromosome 2, SLM_r2.1 genomic region harbors:
- the LOC112940914 gene encoding uncharacterized protein: MSTPVEEVSAHLKKFNYEDWISKLDALSIWMYNFGDQHFPSTVEQKISDIEHQICLCIEVLESVPAEKRELNRECAMFEYLKGRFYNAIPDVYKEEAERHLLKATQLDPLLMDAWNCLGSCVAKKGNYQEAKEYYQTALKMGEENAVILRQLADLELTFAQVAENPAKQIDECIKYAERTHALDDMDGGCLCKTANIIYYNEELL; this comes from the exons ATGAGTACTCCAGTTGAAGAAGTTTCTGCTcatctaaaaaaattcaattacgAGGATTGGATTTCAAAGCTGGATGCACTGTCAATATGGATGTACAATTTCGGCGACCAGCATTTCCCGTCAACTGTAGAACAGAAAATCTCTGACATCGAGCAtcaaatttgtttgtgcatcGAAGTCCTCGAATCAGTTCCTGCAG AGAAGAGAGAATTAAATCGTGAATGTGCAATGTTTGAGTATCTGAAAGGAAGATTTTATAATGCAATTCCTGATGTTTATAAGGAGGAAGCAGAGCGTCATCTACTGAAAGCT ACTCAATTAGATCCGCTTCTGATGGATGCTTGGAATTGCCTCGGCTCTTGCGTTGCCAAAAAAGGGAATTACCAAGAAGCTAAAGAATACTATCAGACTGCCCTTAAAATG GGTGAAGAAAATGCGGTAATATTACGTCAACTTGCAGACCTTGAACTGACGTTTGCACAAG TTGCTGAAAATCCAGCCAAGCAGATTGATGAATGCATCAAATATGCCGAAAGGACACACGCTCTGGATGACATGGATGGAGGTTGTTTATGTAAGACTGCGAACATAATTTACTACAATGAGGAACTGCTTTAA